Proteins encoded together in one Falco peregrinus isolate bFalPer1 chromosome 2, bFalPer1.pri, whole genome shotgun sequence window:
- the LOC129783952 gene encoding uncharacterized protein LOC129783952 produces MAWLPLLLTVLAHGTGSLVQAALTQPPSVSANPGETVRITCSGGSSSSSNEYVGLHDRKPGTAPVTLIYESNKRPSGIPSRFSGSKSGSTATLTITGVQAEDEAVYFCGGYDSSIDAGVITQRDVGVSYRAIQIGNVLPFSFKAKQGFGAGAGSCPFCMAMAVNVVPFTSLKTGGDFVAGHHCPGPYKVLTVWPCVPCQCLLLLLTVSCCCCQSCLCAGMRWAGLRSPDLRVTAARSSLLCL; encoded by the exons ATGGCCTGGCTCCCTCTCCTGCTCACGGTGCTCGCCCACGGCACAG gtTCCCTGGTCCAGGCAGCGCTGACTCAGCCGCCCTCCGTGTCAGCCAACCCAGGAGAAACTGTCCGGATCACCTGCTCTGGcggtagcagcagcagcagcaatgagtATGTTGGTTTGCATGACCGAAAACCTGGCACTGCTCCTGTCACTCTGATCTATGAGAGCAACAAGAGACCCTCGGGCATCCCTTCGCGATTCTCTGGATCCAAGTCTGGCTCCACGGCCACGTTAACCATCACTGGGGTCCAAGCCGAGGACGAGGCCGTCTATTTCTGTGGTGGCTATGACAGCAGCATTGATGCTGGTGTAATCACACAGAGAGATGTGGGAGTGAGCTACAGAGCAATCCAAATTGGAAATGTTCTGCCCTTCTCCTTCAAGGCCAAGCAAGGCTTTGGAGCTGGTGCAGGTTCCTGTCCCTTCTGCATGGCCATGGCTGTGAATGTTGTTCCTTTCACATCCCTGAAAACTGGAGGTGACTTTGTGGCTGGGCACCATTGTCCTGGTCCCTACAAAGTTCTCACAGTGTGGCCTTGTGTGCCATGCCAGTGCCTCTTGCTACTGCTGACcgtgtcctgctgctgctgccagagctgcctctgtgctgggatgCGCTGGGCTGGGCTCCGCTCCCCAGATTTGCGTGTGACTGCAGCCAGGTCCAGTCTTCTCTGCCTTTGA
- the LOC101916513 gene encoding vacuolar protein sorting-associated protein 29-like has product MLVLVLGDLHIPYRCSSLPVKFKNLLVPGKIQHILCTGNLCTKESYDYLRTLAGDVHVVRGDSESLNYPEEKVVTVGQFRIGLIHGHQVIPWGDVASLALLQRQLDVDILISGHTHRFEAFEYENKFYVNPGSATGAYSALEMNIIPSFVLLDIQASTVVTYVYRLIEDDVKVERIEFKKY; this is encoded by the exons ATG TTGGTGTTAGTATTGGGGGACCTTCACATCCCATACCGGTGCAGTAGTCTACCGGTGAAGTTCAAGAATCTGCTGGTTCCAGGAAAGATTCAGCATATCCTGTGTACAGGAAACCTCTGCACCAAGGAGAGCTACGACTACCTCAGGACTCTGGCTGGGGATGTCCACGTTGTTAGGGGGGACTCTGAG AGCCTAAATTATCCTGAAGAGAAGGTTGTAACTGTTGGGCAGTTCAGAATTGGGCTGATTCACGGCCATCAAGTTATTCCCTGGGGTGATGTGGCCAGCCTGGCATTGCTACAGAGGCAGCTGGATGTGGACATTCTTATATCAGGACACACGCACAGATTTGAAGCATTtgaatatgaaaacaaattctACGTCAACCCGGGATCAGCTACAGGAGCCTACAGTGCTTTGGAAAT gaatATCATCCCTTCATTTGTACTGCTGGATATCCAGGCTTCCACAGTTGTGACTTATGTATACCGGCTAATTGAGGATGATGTCAAAGTAGAAAGAATTGAGTTCAAGAAGTACTGA
- the VPREB3 gene encoding pre-B lymphocyte protein 3: MALGFMVLLLVELAGTASRAQPVLTQPSSVLVLPGQTARLSCILSPQYNISEFGISWYQQRPGHSLRYLLYYNSERDKHKPAKIPDRFSATKDLASNACILIIASAHYEDNGNYYCALSHAFNWF, encoded by the exons aTGGCCCTGGGCTTCATGGTCCTGCTCCTGGTGGAGCTGGCGGGGACAG CTTCCAGGGCTCAGCCCGTGCTGACCCAGCCATCCTCTGTGTTGGTGCTGCCCGGGCAGACTGCTCGGCTGTCCTGCATCCTGAGCCCCCAGTACAATATCAGTGAGTTCGGCATCTCCTGGTACCAGCAGCGCCCAGGGCACTCCCTGAGGTATCTGCTCTATTACAACTCCGAGCGAGACAAGCACAAGCCTGCCAAGATTCCTGACCGCTTCTCTGCTACCAAAGACCTCGCCAGCAATGCCTGCATCCTCATCATTGCATCTGCTCACTATGAAGACAATGGCAACTATTACTGCGCCCTGTCACATGCCTTCAACTGGTTTTAG
- the CHCHD10 gene encoding coiled-coil-helix-coiled-coil-helix domain-containing protein 10, mitochondrial, producing the protein MARGSRSVGRPAAAPAPASPAPAAPVPAAQPAQPGLMAQMASTAAGVAVGSAVGHVVGSALTGAFSGGGSEPAKAAPAQEPRQQPVYQQPAYGPCHYEMKQFLECATNQRDLTLCEGFNEALKQCKYSNGVSSLL; encoded by the exons ATGGCGCGCGGCAGCAGGAGCGTGGGGCGGCCCgcggcggcaccggcaccggccaG CCCTGCCCCCGCGGCCCCGGTGCCGGCGGCGCAGCCGGCGCAGCCCGGGCTGATGGCGCAGATGGCGAGCACGGCGGCCGGTGTGGCCGTGGGCTCCGCCGTGGGACACGTCGTGGGCAGCGCGCTCACCGGCGCCTTCAGCGGCGGCGGCTCCGAGCCGGCCAAGGCGGCTCCGGCCCAG GAGCCGCGACAGCAGCCCGTGTACCAGCAGCCGGCCTACGGTCCCTGCCACTACGAGATGAAGCAGTTCCTGGAGTGCGCCACCAACCAGCGAGACCTGACCTTGTGCGAGGGCTTCAACGAGGCCCTGAAGCAGTGCAAGTACAGCAACG GTGTTTCTTCTCTCCTGTGA